The following proteins are co-located in the Enoplosus armatus isolate fEnoArm2 chromosome 10, fEnoArm2.hap1, whole genome shotgun sequence genome:
- the cd40lg gene encoding CD40 ligand → MINTYQTSLATPPVPPRHSRSHSVLIPAPLPSQGHRKSLIWFLVGVVLLHLFLSVGGFIYLYYYGKQEKLPSAEGKTAFLSSEKKDTSYKTLARMVVDQRSHTAQKSKLGYLQWAINHSILKNINYYHNSWLTILESGDYYVYSRVTFSKGDSERPLASTIKLRKNKAREEKDVMKAYCNLDGGNGSPSVPRLCTVTQGDVITLEKGNQLSVWVQDLSLVDYEEGATTFGMYKL, encoded by the exons ATGATCAACACTTACCAGACCAGCCTGGCTACACCGCCGGTGCCTCCACGCCACAGCAGGTCTCACTCGGTCCTCATCCCGGCTCCACTTCCATCACAAGGACACAGAAAGTCTCTCATCTGGTTTTTGGTTGGTGTAGTGTTGCTGCATTTATTTCTGTCGGTCGGAGGATTCATCTATCTGTACTACTATGGCAAACAG GAAAAACTTCCCTCAGCTGAaggaaaaa CGGCTTTTCTCTcatcagaaaagaaagacacttCCTATAAAACCTTGGCACGCATGGTAGTCGATCAGCgatcacacacagcacagaaatcTAAAT tggGTTATCTCCAGTGGGCCATCAACCACTCAATTCTAAAAAACATCAACTACTACCACAACAGCTGGTTGACTATCTTGGAGTCTGGTGACTACTACGTCTACTCCAGGGTGACCTTCTCCAAGGGCGACTCTGAGCGCCCACTGGCCAGCACGATCAAGCTGAGGAAGAATAAGGCCAGAGAGGAGAAGGATGTGATGAAGGCCTACTGCAATCTGGACGGCGGCAATGGGTCTCCGTCAGTCCCCCGCCTGTGCACAGTCACACAGGGAGATGTGATCACACTGGAGAAAGGGAACCAGCTCAGTGTCTGGGTACAAGACCTTTCGCTGGTGGACTACGAGGAAGGAGCCACAACCTTTGGGATGTACAAACTGTAG
- the arhgef6 gene encoding rho guanine nucleotide exchange factor 6 isoform X2, protein MNPEEQTVTWLISLGVLSSPKKNIADPEEFLKTSLKDGVVLCKLTERLIPGCTPKYCQDPRTEADCISNIREFLRGCSSLKVEGFEPEWLYTGENFGKVLTTLLAVNFATQDCAAERSCPQSGAPSPSQSTSAHTLSSAKSKGSLRRQSKSVEMSENGGGGQQMVKARFNFKQNNEDELSFNKGDLLLVTRQEEGGWWEGSLNGKTGWFPSNYVREIKPCEKPVSPKGTQLTKNYYSVVVQDILEHEREFVKELQTVLSCYLRPLQASDKVSNADSATLCGNLEEILTFQQGLCVALEDCTKVSEGQQRVAGCYLNLMCQIKTLYLAYCSSHPSAVCILTDHSEELDKFMESQGASAPGILTLTTSLSKPFMRLDKYPTLLQELERHVEEAHPDYADIVKATAAFRSLVTQCQDLRKRKNLELQILSEPVRAWEGDSMKSLGHVAYMSQVHVKNGSSEEKEERYLMLFPNVLVMLSASSRMSGFIYQGRLPLAGTTVTRHAEDADNAHYAFDITGSMIDRITVFCSCAQELQEWLEHLQPFTKGGSPAGTISKTVEGKPLSMVGTPTHLSHLGSLSAVSRGPLEPPKISKPWSLSCLRPAPPLKPSAALGYKERMSYIMKDSSKSPRPMKKFLPGNRKKERKPSDDEVQTRKSTAALEEDAQILRVIEAYCTGASLHQTTAAVRKECVPQVLLPEEEKIIVEEMKSNGQTVIEEKSLVDAVYALKDEVHELKKENKWMKQFLEEEQKSRKELERVVRKLAKQKNDCAWDDISH, encoded by the exons ATGAATCCAGAGGAGCAGACAGTAACGTGGTTAATATCACTAGGAGTGCTCAGCTCGCCTAAAAAGAACATAGCGGACCCGGAGGAGTTTTTGAAAACATCGCTGAAGGATGGGGTCGTCTTGTGCAAGCTCACGGAGAGACTCATACCTGGCTGTACTCCCAAG tatTGCCAGGATCCGAGAACTGAAGCCGACTGCATTTCCAACATCAGGGAGTTTTTAAGAGGATGCTCGTCCTTGAAAGTGGAG GGGTTTGAACCAGAGTGGTTATACACTGGTGAGAATTTTGGCAAAGTACTGACCACTTTGCTGGCAGTCAACTTTGCCACACAAG aCTGTGCAGCTGAGAGGTCATGTCCGCAGTCTGGTGCCCCCTCTCCTAGTCAGTcgacatctgcacacacactctcctctgcCAAATCCAAAGGCTCTCTGCGTAGACAATCTAAATCAGTG GAGATGTCTGAGAACGGTGGAGGTGGGCAGCAGATGGTGAAGGCCCGCTTCAACTTCAAGCAGAACAACGAGGATGAGCTGTCTTTCAATAAAGGTGACTTGCTCCTCGTGACgcgacaggaggagggaggatggtgGGAGGGCTCACTCAACGGCAAGACGGGCTGGTTCCCCAGCAACTACGTCCGCGAGATCAAACCCTGCG AGAAGCCTGTGTCTCCTAAAGGAACTCAGCTGACCAAGAACTACTACAGCGTG GTGGTACAGGACATCTTGGAACATGAGCGGGAGTTTGTCAAAGAATTACAGACAGTGCTTAGTTGTTACCTACGACCCCTGCAAGCCAGCGACAA GGTGAGCAATGCAGACAGCGCCACCCTGTGTGGAAACCTGGAGGAGATCCTCACCTTCCAGCAGGGACTATGTGTGGCTTTGGAGGACTGTACCAA AGTGTCGGAGGGCCAGCAGCGAGTGGCGGGCTGCTATTTAAACCTGATGTGTCAGATCAAGACTTTGTACCTGGCTTACTGTTCCAGCCACCCTTCAGCTGTCTGCATCCTCACTGACCACAG TGAGGAACTAGACAAGTTCATGGAGAGCCAGGGAGCCAGTGCTCCAGGGATCCTGACCCTGACCACCAGCCTCAGTAAGCCTTTCATGAGGCTCGACAAATACCCCACCctgctgcaggagctggagagacATGTGGAG GAAGCCCACCCAGACTATGCTGACATTGTGAAGGCAACAGCAGCATTTAGGAGCCTAGTG acacAGTGCCAGGATCTGCGGAAGCGCAAGAACCTGGAGCTCCAGATCTTGTCAGAACCAGTGCGGGCCTGGGAGGGAGACAGCATGAAGAGCCTGGGTCACGTGGCCTACATGTCCCAGGTCCATGTGAAAAACGGGTCCAGTGAG GAAAAAGAGGAGCGCTATCTAATGCTTTTCCCTAATGTGTTAGTTATGCTCTCCGCCAGCTCCCGGATGAGTGGCTTTATTTATCAG GGACGACTGCCACTGGCAGGCACCACAGTAACGAGACATGCAGAGGATGCAGACAATGCCCACTATGCCTTTGACATCACAG GAAGCATGATCGATCGCATTACAGTGTTCTGCAGTTGTGCCCAGGAGTTACAGGAATGGCTCGAGCACCTTCAGCCCTTTACCAAAGGAGGCAGCCCCGCAGGCACCATCTCAAag ACCGTAGAGGGCAAGCCCCTGAGCATGGTCGGTACGCCCACTCACCTGTCCCACCTGGGCAGCCTCAGCGCTGTGAGTCGCGGCCCCCTGGAACCGCCGAAGATCAGCAAGCCCTGGTCTCTCAGCTGCCTACGCCCCGCGCCTCCCCTCAAACCCTCTGCTGCGCTGGGATACAAAGAG AGGATGTCTTATATCATGAAG GACTCCAGCAAGAGCCCGCGGCCCATGAAGAAGTTCCTGCCAGGCAATAGGAAGAAAGAGCGGAAGCCCTCTGATGACGAGGTTCAAACGAGGAAAA GCACGGCCGCTCTGGAGGAGGACGCTCAGATACTGAGGGTGATTGAGGCGTACTGCACAGGGGCCAGCCTGCACCAGACCACCGCAG cgGTGCGGAAAGAGTGTGTCCCTCAGGTGCTTCTgccagaggaagagaagatcattgtggaggagatgaagagcaACGGGCAGACAGTTATTGAGGAAAA gaGCCTGGTTGACGCTGTGTATGCTTTAAAGGATGAGGTTCATGAGCTGAAAAAG GAGAACAAGTGGATGAAACAGTttctggaggaggagcagaagtcTCGCAAAGAGCTGGAGAGAGTGGTTCGAAAACTGGCCAAGCAGAAGAATGATTGCGCTTGGGATGACATCAGCCACTGA
- the arhgef6 gene encoding rho guanine nucleotide exchange factor 6 isoform X1 translates to MNPEEQTVTWLISLGVLSSPKKNIADPEEFLKTSLKDGVVLCKLTERLIPGCTPKYCQDPRTEADCISNIREFLRGCSSLKVEGFEPEWLYTGENFGKVLTTLLAVNFATQDCAAERSCPQSGAPSPSQSTSAHTLSSAKSKGSLRRQSKSVEMSENGGGGQQMVKARFNFKQNNEDELSFNKGDLLLVTRQEEGGWWEGSLNGKTGWFPSNYVREIKPCEKPVSPKGTQLTKNYYSVVVQDILEHEREFVKELQTVLSCYLRPLQASDKVSNADSATLCGNLEEILTFQQGLCVALEDCTKVSEGQQRVAGCYLNLMCQIKTLYLAYCSSHPSAVCILTDHSEELDKFMESQGASAPGILTLTTSLSKPFMRLDKYPTLLQELERHVEEAHPDYADIVKATAAFRSLVTQCQDLRKRKNLELQILSEPVRAWEGDSMKSLGHVAYMSQVHVKNGSSEEKEERYLMLFPNVLVMLSASSRMSGFIYQGRLPLAGTTVTRHAEDADNAHYAFDITGSMIDRITVFCSCAQELQEWLEHLQPFTKGGSPAGTISKTVEGKPLSMVGTPTHLSHLGSLSAVSRGPLEPPKISKPWSLSCLRPAPPLKPSAALGYKERMSYIMKDSSKSPRPMKKFLPGNRKKERKPSDDEVQTRKSTAALEEDAQILRVIEAYCTGASLHQTTAGVRLSVRKECVPQVLLPEEEKIIVEEMKSNGQTVIEEKSLVDAVYALKDEVHELKKENKWMKQFLEEEQKSRKELERVVRKLAKQKNDCAWDDISH, encoded by the exons ATGAATCCAGAGGAGCAGACAGTAACGTGGTTAATATCACTAGGAGTGCTCAGCTCGCCTAAAAAGAACATAGCGGACCCGGAGGAGTTTTTGAAAACATCGCTGAAGGATGGGGTCGTCTTGTGCAAGCTCACGGAGAGACTCATACCTGGCTGTACTCCCAAG tatTGCCAGGATCCGAGAACTGAAGCCGACTGCATTTCCAACATCAGGGAGTTTTTAAGAGGATGCTCGTCCTTGAAAGTGGAG GGGTTTGAACCAGAGTGGTTATACACTGGTGAGAATTTTGGCAAAGTACTGACCACTTTGCTGGCAGTCAACTTTGCCACACAAG aCTGTGCAGCTGAGAGGTCATGTCCGCAGTCTGGTGCCCCCTCTCCTAGTCAGTcgacatctgcacacacactctcctctgcCAAATCCAAAGGCTCTCTGCGTAGACAATCTAAATCAGTG GAGATGTCTGAGAACGGTGGAGGTGGGCAGCAGATGGTGAAGGCCCGCTTCAACTTCAAGCAGAACAACGAGGATGAGCTGTCTTTCAATAAAGGTGACTTGCTCCTCGTGACgcgacaggaggagggaggatggtgGGAGGGCTCACTCAACGGCAAGACGGGCTGGTTCCCCAGCAACTACGTCCGCGAGATCAAACCCTGCG AGAAGCCTGTGTCTCCTAAAGGAACTCAGCTGACCAAGAACTACTACAGCGTG GTGGTACAGGACATCTTGGAACATGAGCGGGAGTTTGTCAAAGAATTACAGACAGTGCTTAGTTGTTACCTACGACCCCTGCAAGCCAGCGACAA GGTGAGCAATGCAGACAGCGCCACCCTGTGTGGAAACCTGGAGGAGATCCTCACCTTCCAGCAGGGACTATGTGTGGCTTTGGAGGACTGTACCAA AGTGTCGGAGGGCCAGCAGCGAGTGGCGGGCTGCTATTTAAACCTGATGTGTCAGATCAAGACTTTGTACCTGGCTTACTGTTCCAGCCACCCTTCAGCTGTCTGCATCCTCACTGACCACAG TGAGGAACTAGACAAGTTCATGGAGAGCCAGGGAGCCAGTGCTCCAGGGATCCTGACCCTGACCACCAGCCTCAGTAAGCCTTTCATGAGGCTCGACAAATACCCCACCctgctgcaggagctggagagacATGTGGAG GAAGCCCACCCAGACTATGCTGACATTGTGAAGGCAACAGCAGCATTTAGGAGCCTAGTG acacAGTGCCAGGATCTGCGGAAGCGCAAGAACCTGGAGCTCCAGATCTTGTCAGAACCAGTGCGGGCCTGGGAGGGAGACAGCATGAAGAGCCTGGGTCACGTGGCCTACATGTCCCAGGTCCATGTGAAAAACGGGTCCAGTGAG GAAAAAGAGGAGCGCTATCTAATGCTTTTCCCTAATGTGTTAGTTATGCTCTCCGCCAGCTCCCGGATGAGTGGCTTTATTTATCAG GGACGACTGCCACTGGCAGGCACCACAGTAACGAGACATGCAGAGGATGCAGACAATGCCCACTATGCCTTTGACATCACAG GAAGCATGATCGATCGCATTACAGTGTTCTGCAGTTGTGCCCAGGAGTTACAGGAATGGCTCGAGCACCTTCAGCCCTTTACCAAAGGAGGCAGCCCCGCAGGCACCATCTCAAag ACCGTAGAGGGCAAGCCCCTGAGCATGGTCGGTACGCCCACTCACCTGTCCCACCTGGGCAGCCTCAGCGCTGTGAGTCGCGGCCCCCTGGAACCGCCGAAGATCAGCAAGCCCTGGTCTCTCAGCTGCCTACGCCCCGCGCCTCCCCTCAAACCCTCTGCTGCGCTGGGATACAAAGAG AGGATGTCTTATATCATGAAG GACTCCAGCAAGAGCCCGCGGCCCATGAAGAAGTTCCTGCCAGGCAATAGGAAGAAAGAGCGGAAGCCCTCTGATGACGAGGTTCAAACGAGGAAAA GCACGGCCGCTCTGGAGGAGGACGCTCAGATACTGAGGGTGATTGAGGCGTACTGCACAGGGGCCAGCCTGCACCAGACCACCGCAGGTGTGCGCTTGT cgGTGCGGAAAGAGTGTGTCCCTCAGGTGCTTCTgccagaggaagagaagatcattgtggaggagatgaagagcaACGGGCAGACAGTTATTGAGGAAAA gaGCCTGGTTGACGCTGTGTATGCTTTAAAGGATGAGGTTCATGAGCTGAAAAAG GAGAACAAGTGGATGAAACAGTttctggaggaggagcagaagtcTCGCAAAGAGCTGGAGAGAGTGGTTCGAAAACTGGCCAAGCAGAAGAATGATTGCGCTTGGGATGACATCAGCCACTGA
- the arhgef6 gene encoding rho guanine nucleotide exchange factor 6 isoform X3: MNPEEQTVTWLISLGVLSSPKKNIADPEEFLKTSLKDGVVLCKLTERLIPGCTPKYCQDPRTEADCISNIREFLRGCSSLKVEGFEPEWLYTGENFGKVLTTLLAVNFATQDCAAERSCPQSGAPSPSQSTSAHTLSSAKSKGSLRRQSKSVEMSENGGGGQQMVKARFNFKQNNEDELSFNKGDLLLVTRQEEGGWWEGSLNGKTGWFPSNYVREIKPCEKPVSPKGTQLTKNYYSVVVQDILEHEREFVKELQTVLSCYLRPLQASDKVSNADSATLCGNLEEILTFQQGLCVALEDCTKVSEGQQRVAGCYLNLMCQIKTLYLAYCSSHPSAVCILTDHSEELDKFMESQGASAPGILTLTTSLSKPFMRLDKYPTLLQELERHVEEAHPDYADIVKATAAFRSLVTQCQDLRKRKNLELQILSEPVRAWEGDSMKSLGHVAYMSQVHVKNGSSEEKEERYLMLFPNVLVMLSASSRMSGFIYQGRLPLAGTTVTRHAEDADNAHYAFDITGSMIDRITVFCSCAQELQEWLEHLQPFTKGGSPAGTISKVRTHTYIHSVKSNQFQNRGPLEPPKISKPWSLSCLRPAPPLKPSAALGYKERMSYIMKDSSKSPRPMKKFLPGNRKKERKPSDDEVQTRKSTAALEEDAQILRVIEAYCTGASLHQTTAGVRLSVRKECVPQVLLPEEEKIIVEEMKSNGQTVIEEKSLVDAVYALKDEVHELKKENKWMKQFLEEEQKSRKELERVVRKLAKQKNDCAWDDISH, translated from the exons ATGAATCCAGAGGAGCAGACAGTAACGTGGTTAATATCACTAGGAGTGCTCAGCTCGCCTAAAAAGAACATAGCGGACCCGGAGGAGTTTTTGAAAACATCGCTGAAGGATGGGGTCGTCTTGTGCAAGCTCACGGAGAGACTCATACCTGGCTGTACTCCCAAG tatTGCCAGGATCCGAGAACTGAAGCCGACTGCATTTCCAACATCAGGGAGTTTTTAAGAGGATGCTCGTCCTTGAAAGTGGAG GGGTTTGAACCAGAGTGGTTATACACTGGTGAGAATTTTGGCAAAGTACTGACCACTTTGCTGGCAGTCAACTTTGCCACACAAG aCTGTGCAGCTGAGAGGTCATGTCCGCAGTCTGGTGCCCCCTCTCCTAGTCAGTcgacatctgcacacacactctcctctgcCAAATCCAAAGGCTCTCTGCGTAGACAATCTAAATCAGTG GAGATGTCTGAGAACGGTGGAGGTGGGCAGCAGATGGTGAAGGCCCGCTTCAACTTCAAGCAGAACAACGAGGATGAGCTGTCTTTCAATAAAGGTGACTTGCTCCTCGTGACgcgacaggaggagggaggatggtgGGAGGGCTCACTCAACGGCAAGACGGGCTGGTTCCCCAGCAACTACGTCCGCGAGATCAAACCCTGCG AGAAGCCTGTGTCTCCTAAAGGAACTCAGCTGACCAAGAACTACTACAGCGTG GTGGTACAGGACATCTTGGAACATGAGCGGGAGTTTGTCAAAGAATTACAGACAGTGCTTAGTTGTTACCTACGACCCCTGCAAGCCAGCGACAA GGTGAGCAATGCAGACAGCGCCACCCTGTGTGGAAACCTGGAGGAGATCCTCACCTTCCAGCAGGGACTATGTGTGGCTTTGGAGGACTGTACCAA AGTGTCGGAGGGCCAGCAGCGAGTGGCGGGCTGCTATTTAAACCTGATGTGTCAGATCAAGACTTTGTACCTGGCTTACTGTTCCAGCCACCCTTCAGCTGTCTGCATCCTCACTGACCACAG TGAGGAACTAGACAAGTTCATGGAGAGCCAGGGAGCCAGTGCTCCAGGGATCCTGACCCTGACCACCAGCCTCAGTAAGCCTTTCATGAGGCTCGACAAATACCCCACCctgctgcaggagctggagagacATGTGGAG GAAGCCCACCCAGACTATGCTGACATTGTGAAGGCAACAGCAGCATTTAGGAGCCTAGTG acacAGTGCCAGGATCTGCGGAAGCGCAAGAACCTGGAGCTCCAGATCTTGTCAGAACCAGTGCGGGCCTGGGAGGGAGACAGCATGAAGAGCCTGGGTCACGTGGCCTACATGTCCCAGGTCCATGTGAAAAACGGGTCCAGTGAG GAAAAAGAGGAGCGCTATCTAATGCTTTTCCCTAATGTGTTAGTTATGCTCTCCGCCAGCTCCCGGATGAGTGGCTTTATTTATCAG GGACGACTGCCACTGGCAGGCACCACAGTAACGAGACATGCAGAGGATGCAGACAATGCCCACTATGCCTTTGACATCACAG GAAGCATGATCGATCGCATTACAGTGTTCTGCAGTTGTGCCCAGGAGTTACAGGAATGGCTCGAGCACCTTCAGCCCTTTACCAAAGGAGGCAGCCCCGCAGGCACCATCTCAAaggtcaggacacacacatacatacacagtgtAAAGTCAAACCAATTCCAAAA TCGCGGCCCCCTGGAACCGCCGAAGATCAGCAAGCCCTGGTCTCTCAGCTGCCTACGCCCCGCGCCTCCCCTCAAACCCTCTGCTGCGCTGGGATACAAAGAG AGGATGTCTTATATCATGAAG GACTCCAGCAAGAGCCCGCGGCCCATGAAGAAGTTCCTGCCAGGCAATAGGAAGAAAGAGCGGAAGCCCTCTGATGACGAGGTTCAAACGAGGAAAA GCACGGCCGCTCTGGAGGAGGACGCTCAGATACTGAGGGTGATTGAGGCGTACTGCACAGGGGCCAGCCTGCACCAGACCACCGCAGGTGTGCGCTTGT cgGTGCGGAAAGAGTGTGTCCCTCAGGTGCTTCTgccagaggaagagaagatcattgtggaggagatgaagagcaACGGGCAGACAGTTATTGAGGAAAA gaGCCTGGTTGACGCTGTGTATGCTTTAAAGGATGAGGTTCATGAGCTGAAAAAG GAGAACAAGTGGATGAAACAGTttctggaggaggagcagaagtcTCGCAAAGAGCTGGAGAGAGTGGTTCGAAAACTGGCCAAGCAGAAGAATGATTGCGCTTGGGATGACATCAGCCACTGA
- the rbmx gene encoding RNA-binding motif protein, X chromosome yields the protein MAEADRPGKLFIGGLNTETTEKALEQYFSKYGRIVEVILMKDRETNKSRGFAFVTFESPADAKDAAREMNGKSLDGKPIKVEQATKPQFESAGRRGPPPMHSRSRGPPRGPRGSRGGGMRGPPSRDYYDNSGNVEPFFKGMSSRGPPPLKRGPPVRNGGPPPKRSAPSGPMSRAPMSRDRDPYGPPPPRRDSMMSRRDDYPSPRDDHYNSKDSYSSRDYNSRDSRDYGPPPRDYSYREYSNSSSRDDYGSMSRGYSDRDGYGGGREPRSYMDRPSGGSYRDSYEGYGNSRSAPPSRGPPPSYGGSSGSSRYDDYGSSSRDGYGSRDSYPSSRSDPYPPSRGERMGRQERGPAPPVERGYPPRDSYSSSSRGGPRGGRGGNRPDRGMARSRY from the exons ATGGCAGAGGCAGACCGACCAGGGAAGCTCTTCATCGGAGGGCTGAACACCGAGACCACCGAGAAGGCCCTGGAGCAGTACTTCAGCAAATATGGCAGGATTGTTGAAG TTATTTTGATGAAAGACcgtgaaacaaacaaatcaagagGCTTCGCTTTTGTTACTTTTGAAAGTCCAGCTGATGCAAAGGATGCAGCACGTGAGATGAATGGAAAG TCTCTTGATGGCAAGCCTATCAAAGTGGAGCAAGCTACAAAGCCTCAGTTTGAGAGTGCTGGCAGGCGAGGACCTCCACCCATGCACTCGCGCAGTCGTGGTCCTCCCAGAGGCCCCCGTGGTTCCAGGGGAGGTGGTATGAGGGGCCCACCATCCAGAG ACTACTATGATAATTCAGGGAATGTAGAACCCTTCTTTAAAGGGATGTCATCCAGAGGCCCCCCTCCGCTAAAGAGAGGACCCCCAGTTCGTAATGGAGGTCCCCCACCCAAGAGGTCTGCCCCGTCTGGTCCCATGAGCAGAG CCCCCATGTCAAGGGACAGGGATCCCTACGGTCCACCCCCTCCTCGCAGAGACTCCATGATGTCCAGGAGGGACGATTATCCATCACCAAGAGATGACCATTACAACTCAAAGGATAG CTACTCCAGTCGGGATTATAACTCCAGAGATTCGAGGGACTATGGACCTCCTCCCAGAGATTATTCATACAGGGAATACTCCAATTCCAGTTCCCGAGATGACTATGGGTCAATGTCAAGAGGATACAG TGACCGCGATGGTTATGGGGGAGGCCGGGAACCCAGAAGCTATATGGACCGTCCAAGTGGTGGCTCCTACAGGGATTCATATGAGGGTTACG GTAACTCTCGCAGCGCCCCTCCTTCACGGGGCCCCCCACCATCCTATGGTGGGAGCAGTGGAAGCAGTCGTTACGATGACTATGGCAGCAGTTCCCGGGATGGCTATGGCAGTCGTGACAGTTACCCCAGCAGTCGGAGTGACCCATATCCACCTAGCCGTGGTGAGCGAATGGGCAGGCAGGAGAGGGGCCCAGCTCCCCCTGTTGAGAGAGGCTACCCTCCTCGTGATTCATACAGCAGCTCAAGTCGTGGAGGGCCACGTGGTGGCCGTGGTGGCAATCGACCTGATAGAGGAATGGCTCGCAGCAGatactga